A window from Setaria italica strain Yugu1 chromosome VIII, Setaria_italica_v2.0, whole genome shotgun sequence encodes these proteins:
- the LOC101760504 gene encoding uncharacterized protein LOC101760504 produces MEVASTPAYHQQEFPRQISAMDAVCSLLARHVEACLKGFEDTETRKYISSKGKAKKKRSPYFPASPDEYAWVPAVKSSEFIRTGTVKKRMDPSLLKRKVVADKMDTSLWFEYMPKGNLDELKWKTRLNIIKGVRKALAYLHEEFCHIDLKPANVLLDENMVPKIADEKHGSGIPPSCFGEEAVCSKISEMSPEEFFEIVYENWRNRWKFESSSKQIKRLNQIVLSCLETRKSTKATSSLVSSTQRAVHDILILDSRAAPNMDSVDLVLDSNGLHRLHQHLFRNNLTDEQSVKPRSNRAVATNSSDETTRAPMANKLTDDEAENHSDPNSCVAERDTIEEEKRSGEWYVATGAAHHATWKRDLFSNLVDVENDGLCVHAADGTPMPVCGRGDVVTDDVVLPDVYYVPRLCTNLVSVGQLAGLDYCVGFGRGACVISSAAGTVVGRAHARGDGLYEVDFLRVPLGMP; encoded by the exons AGTACGCCCGCGTATCATCAGCAAGAGTTTCCACGGCAGATCAGTGCCATGGACGCCGTGTGTAGTTTACTTGCTCGCCATGTTGAAGCTTGTCTCAAAGG CTTTGAAGATACTGAAACCCGGAAGTATATATCATCGAAGGGGAAGGCAAAGAAAAAGAGGTCGCCCTACTTCCCTGCTTCACCGGATGAGTATGCTTGGGTTCCTGCAGTAAAGAGCTCTGAATTCATTCGCACGGGAACCGTTAAAAAGAGAATGGATCCatctttgttaaaaagaaaagttGTTGCTGACAAGATGGATACCTCACTCTGGTTTGAGTATATGCCGAAGGGAAATCTTG ATGAACTAAAGTGGAAGACACGTTTGAATATAATTAAGGGGGTACGCAAGGCTCTGGCATACCTCCATGAGGAGTTTTGTCATATTGATTTAAAACCTGCCAATGTATTGCTGGATGAGAATATGGTGCCAAAAATCGCAGATGAGAAGCACGGGTCTGGCATACCTCCAAGTTGCTTTGGGGAAGAAGCGGTCTGCTCCAAAATATCTGAAATGTCTCCCGAAGAATTCTTTGAGATT GTATATGAAAACTGGAGGAACAGGTGGAAGTTTGAGTCATCTTCTAAACAAATAAAGAGATTGAATCAAATAGTTTTAAGCTGTCTGGAAACCCGCAAATCCACGAAGGCTACGAGCAGTCTTGTTTCATCAACACAACGAGCTGTGCATGATATCCTCATCCTGGATTCGAGAGCTGCTCCGAACATGGATTCAGTGGACCTTGTGCTTGATTCCAATGGCCTTCACCGTCTGCATCAACATCTCTTTCGGAATAACCTGACAGATGAACAAAGTGTCAAACCACGCTCTAATAGGGCCGTAGCAACTAATTCGTCAGATGAGACAACACGCGCTCCAATGGCAAATAAGCTTACCGACGATGAAGCCGAAAATCACAG TGACCCGAATTCCTGCGTCGCCGAACGTGATACCATTGAGGAGGAAAAGAGATCAGGTGAATGGTACGTCGCAACCGGCGCTGCACATCACGCGACTTGGAAACGCGATCTATTCAGCAACCTGGTGGATGTCGAGAACGATGGCCTCTGTGTTCATGCGGCAGATGGGACGCCCATGCCCGTCTGCGGCCGCGGCGACGTGGTAACGGATGACGTGGTCCTTCCTGACGTGTATTACGTTCCCCGCCTTTGCACCAACCTTGTCTCCGTCGGGCAACTTGCCGGGCTCGATTACTGCGTCGGGTTCGGCCGTGGCGCCTGTGTCATCAGTAGCGCTGCGGGCACGGTCGTCGGTAGAGCGCACGCCAGAGGCGACGGGCTGTATGAGGTGGACTTCCTCAGAGTCCCACTTGGCATGCCATGA